The proteins below are encoded in one region of Desertibacillus haloalkaliphilus:
- a CDS encoding ATP-binding cassette domain-containing protein has translation GIEKRINEMEDTYDAQLGRFFEEGHELSGGQWQKLAMARTFFRESDFVILDEPTSALDPLSEISLIRKLFDHTQDQGVLFITHRMGAARLADRIIVMKDGAFIEEGNHDE, from the coding sequence GGTATAGAGAAAAGAATTAATGAAATGGAAGACACATATGATGCGCAGCTAGGTCGCTTTTTTGAAGAGGGACATGAATTGTCTGGCGGACAATGGCAAAAGCTTGCGATGGCGAGAACCTTCTTTAGAGAAAGTGATTTTGTTATTTTAGATGAACCGACCTCTGCTCTCGATCCATTGTCGGAGATCTCACTCATTCGAAAGTTGTTCGATCATACGCAGGATCAAGGTGTTTTGTTTATTACACATCGTATGGGAGCGGCCCGCTTAGCAGACCGTATCATCGTCATGAAAGATGGTGCTTTCATTGAAGAGGGCAACCATGATGAAC